A portion of the Paenibacillus sp. PvR098 genome contains these proteins:
- the uxaC gene encoding glucuronate isomerase encodes MKKFLDENFLLNNGTAIDLYNHYAKDMPIIDYHCHLSPQEIYENKTFKNITEVWLYGDHYKWRVMRANGVDEKYITGDASDYEKFLAWARTVPMTIGNPLYQWSHLELQRFFGIYELINEKNAPLIWDKVNALLGGEGFSARDLIAKSNVKVVCTTDDPADSLEYHIKLKEENDFSVAVLPAFRPDKGLEINRSTFVPWVEKLGQVSGQPISSYDHFLAALDSRARFFHSVGGTVSDHALDYVAYAETTKEEAADIFAYAMQGRAVSLEEEKMFKTYTLIFLGKIYAELGWVTQFHINAARNNNSRMFEQLGPDTGFDSINDSAPAYPLGKLLDAMDKENALHKTILYSLNPKDNYVLASVMGAFQNGGIPGKMQLGSAWWYNDTKDGMLEQMKTLANVGLLSRFVGMLTDSRSFLSYTRHEYFRRLVCNLLGEWVENGEVPDDMELLGSIVQGISFNNAKEYFDFPIKA; translated from the coding sequence ATGAAAAAATTTTTGGATGAAAATTTCTTGTTAAACAATGGCACTGCGATCGATTTATACAACCATTATGCCAAAGATATGCCGATCATTGACTACCACTGCCACTTAAGCCCTCAGGAAATATATGAAAATAAAACCTTCAAAAATATTACCGAAGTTTGGCTGTACGGAGATCACTACAAATGGAGAGTCATGAGAGCTAACGGTGTGGACGAGAAGTACATTACCGGTGATGCAAGCGACTATGAGAAATTCCTAGCATGGGCCAGAACCGTACCCATGACCATAGGCAATCCTCTGTACCAATGGTCTCATCTGGAGCTTCAACGGTTTTTCGGCATCTACGAATTAATTAACGAAAAGAACGCACCGTTAATTTGGGATAAAGTAAACGCTTTACTGGGTGGAGAAGGCTTCAGTGCGAGGGATTTGATTGCAAAGTCCAATGTAAAAGTGGTATGTACGACAGACGATCCTGCGGATTCCCTGGAATATCATATCAAACTGAAGGAAGAGAACGATTTTAGCGTGGCCGTACTACCTGCTTTCAGACCGGATAAAGGACTGGAAATCAACAGAAGCACGTTCGTGCCTTGGGTAGAGAAGCTTGGGCAAGTATCCGGTCAGCCGATCAGCAGCTACGATCATTTCCTGGCTGCTCTGGATTCAAGGGCCAGGTTCTTCCACAGCGTGGGCGGCACGGTTTCCGACCATGCATTAGACTATGTAGCATATGCCGAGACGACCAAAGAAGAAGCGGCAGATATTTTTGCCTATGCAATGCAAGGAAGAGCGGTAAGCTTAGAAGAAGAGAAAATGTTTAAAACATATACGTTAATTTTCTTAGGCAAAATTTATGCAGAGCTAGGCTGGGTCACGCAGTTCCATATTAACGCAGCCAGAAACAACAACTCGCGGATGTTTGAGCAGCTGGGTCCGGATACAGGCTTTGATTCCATCAACGACAGTGCGCCTGCTTATCCATTAGGAAAATTGCTCGATGCTATGGACAAAGAAAACGCCCTGCATAAAACGATCCTGTACTCTTTGAACCCCAAGGACAACTATGTTTTGGCGTCGGTGATGGGTGCCTTCCAGAACGGCGGTATTCCAGGGAAAATGCAGCTCGGATCCGCCTGGTGGTATAACGATACGAAGGACGGCATGCTCGAGCAGATGAAAACATTGGCGAACGTTGGGCTGCTGAGCCGTTTTGTAGGGATGCTAACCGATTCCAGAAGCTTCTTGTCTTATACTAGGCATGAATACTTCAGAAGATTGGTTTGTAACCTGCTCGGCGAATGGGTTGAGAATGGAGAAGTCCCGGATGACATGGAGCTTCTGGGAAGTATTGTTCAAGGCATTTCCTTTAACAATGCCAAGGAATATTTTGACTTCCCAATAAAAGCTTAG
- a CDS encoding amidase, translating to MSDSNVLKLDITAISKKIRSKEVSPKEIVAQLVNRIEAVNPVLNAFITVAAEEAFEQAKQAEAEITSGQYRGPLHGIPIGLKDLIYTKGIKTTMGSEIFKDFIPDFDATVVQKLKHAGAIIIGKLNTHEFAYGSTGDVSHFGPVRNPYDTSKMTGGSSSGSGAAVASALCFGALGTDTGGSIRIPSSACGIVGMKPTFGRVSKHGAYPLGFTLDHIGPMTRTVRDNAELLGILAGHDPEDPYSVQQAGEDFTRYLGEAIRGKVVGIPSTFYFDLIDDEIRSKMEEAIDLLRAMGAEIRTVEMPVLSEVSWAQLKTIQSEAYAVHEEHLGSSAEKYHPEVLERLRASAEAKGYEYVKAQDIRRRAQESFRRAFEQVDVMVAPTLPILPPDIGQREIQIQGQSELVRAALLRLTGPTNLTGLPSLSIPSGFSKTGLPIGMQFIGRPFDEATLYQFGAAFEKEIAVSTLQWDIK from the coding sequence ATGTCCGATTCTAATGTATTAAAGCTCGATATAACCGCAATTTCGAAGAAAATTCGCAGCAAGGAAGTATCTCCAAAGGAAATTGTCGCCCAATTAGTAAACCGAATAGAAGCCGTCAATCCGGTGCTTAATGCATTCATAACGGTAGCTGCAGAAGAAGCCTTCGAGCAGGCCAAGCAGGCTGAAGCCGAAATAACGTCGGGTCAATACAGAGGGCCGCTCCACGGGATCCCCATCGGATTGAAGGATTTGATATATACTAAAGGCATAAAAACAACCATGGGCTCGGAGATATTCAAAGACTTCATACCGGACTTTGATGCCACCGTGGTTCAAAAATTAAAGCACGCAGGTGCTATTATCATCGGAAAATTAAATACTCATGAATTTGCTTACGGGTCTACGGGAGATGTCTCTCACTTTGGCCCGGTGCGCAATCCTTATGATACGTCCAAAATGACCGGGGGATCGAGCAGCGGTTCCGGAGCGGCAGTTGCTTCTGCGCTCTGCTTCGGAGCTTTAGGCACGGATACCGGCGGCTCCATTCGGATTCCTTCTTCGGCTTGCGGTATTGTCGGGATGAAGCCTACCTTTGGGAGAGTAAGCAAACATGGTGCTTACCCGCTCGGGTTCACGCTGGATCATATCGGACCGATGACACGGACCGTTAGGGATAACGCAGAACTTCTGGGGATATTGGCCGGTCACGATCCTGAGGACCCTTACTCGGTGCAGCAAGCGGGAGAAGATTTTACGCGTTACTTAGGGGAGGCGATTCGCGGTAAGGTGGTTGGTATTCCATCGACCTTTTATTTTGACCTTATTGACGATGAAATCCGCTCCAAAATGGAGGAAGCCATTGATCTGCTGAGAGCTATGGGGGCGGAAATCCGAACGGTGGAGATGCCTGTTCTGTCTGAAGTCTCGTGGGCACAGCTGAAAACAATACAAAGTGAAGCCTATGCGGTTCACGAAGAGCACCTCGGTTCTTCGGCGGAGAAGTATCATCCGGAAGTGCTGGAACGGCTGCGGGCAAGCGCGGAGGCCAAGGGCTATGAATATGTGAAAGCACAAGACATTCGCCGCCGCGCTCAGGAGTCCTTCCGTCGTGCCTTCGAGCAAGTGGATGTCATGGTGGCGCCAACGCTTCCCATACTGCCTCCGGATATCGGACAGAGGGAAATCCAAATCCAAGGACAGAGTGAGCTGGTACGTGCCGCCCTACTGCGATTAACGGGGCCAACCAACTTAACGGGCCTGCCCAGCCTCTCGATTCCTAGCGGCTTTTCAAAGACGGGCCTGCCGATTGGGATGCAGTTTATCGGAAGACCTTTTGATGAGGCGACCTTGTATCAATTTGGGGCAGCTTTTGAGAAGGAAATTGCGGTTTCAACATTACAATGGGACATCAAATGA
- a CDS encoding glycosyltransferase family 4 protein, which translates to MTTYQVIWRGPVSKASGLGIASREYVLALQRQGVDVKVDGRSHQWTRNQSRTNTPITKFAQKPYAQNKRRVLIHHGPPSTINLKEERKRFDHIILNTVWETTKIPNQWLPNINKFDAVCVPSRHNKAAMRNSGVKIPIFIVPHGVHSYIYTPKNRKIRLIKTSGKFTFVSVFGFQHRKNPEALLRAYWKEFSPADRVALVIKTNGYSRTETANWIKNKIHNYKKKLGIRKPTAPIAIIAQHLRPQQLKGIYTLGSAFVLPTRGEGVGLPFLESLSSGVPVITTGWGGHMDFLHSGNSFFIRYQLKPPAISMNSNHAISRSFRYLFAQKGQRWAEADIQSLQRQMRLAYQNPGLCKQKGRQGRKDMLNRSWSRAGFALKQAIEKVIRIKKQRSQSLSVRRNSLANRFAFRRFREKTLAALQ; encoded by the coding sequence ATGACAACTTATCAAGTGATATGGAGAGGGCCTGTAAGTAAAGCCAGCGGTCTTGGAATAGCAAGCAGAGAGTATGTTCTTGCTTTACAGAGGCAAGGCGTGGATGTCAAAGTGGATGGGAGATCGCATCAATGGACGAGAAATCAAAGCAGAACGAATACCCCGATAACAAAATTCGCACAAAAGCCCTATGCCCAAAACAAACGCAGGGTGTTAATCCATCATGGTCCGCCCAGCACCATTAACCTGAAAGAGGAAAGAAAGCGATTCGATCATATCATTCTGAATACGGTATGGGAAACAACAAAAATCCCGAATCAGTGGCTGCCCAATATCAATAAATTTGATGCCGTTTGCGTTCCCTCTCGTCACAATAAAGCGGCTATGAGAAATAGCGGGGTGAAGATTCCTATATTCATTGTGCCTCACGGCGTGCATAGCTATATCTATACGCCAAAAAACAGGAAAATACGATTAATAAAGACGTCGGGAAAGTTCACTTTTGTATCCGTATTTGGCTTTCAGCATCGCAAAAATCCCGAGGCCTTATTAAGGGCTTACTGGAAGGAATTCTCTCCGGCTGATCGTGTCGCATTAGTGATCAAAACGAATGGATACAGCCGGACTGAAACCGCGAATTGGATTAAAAATAAAATACACAATTACAAGAAAAAGCTTGGAATTCGCAAGCCAACGGCTCCGATTGCCATTATCGCACAACATCTGCGGCCACAGCAGCTTAAAGGAATATATACTCTTGGTTCCGCCTTTGTTCTTCCTACCCGAGGAGAAGGAGTAGGCTTGCCGTTTCTCGAGTCGCTGTCCAGCGGTGTTCCCGTCATCACAACCGGATGGGGTGGACACATGGACTTCTTACATTCCGGTAATTCTTTTTTCATCCGTTATCAGCTTAAACCTCCGGCGATCAGCATGAACAGCAACCACGCCATATCACGCAGCTTCCGCTATTTATTTGCACAAAAAGGACAACGATGGGCGGAAGCGGATATTCAGAGCCTACAAAGGCAAATGAGATTGGCGTACCAAAATCCCGGTCTGTGTAAGCAGAAAGGCCGGCAGGGCCGCAAGGATATGCTAAACCGATCTTGGTCCCGGGCCGGCTTCGCATTGAAGCAAGCTATCGAAAAGGTGATCCGAATAAAGAAACAAAGATCCCAAAGCCTTTCAGTAAGGAGGAATAGTCTTGCGAATCGTTTTGCTTTCCGGCGGTTCCGGGAAAAGACTCTGGCCGCTCTCCAATGA
- a CDS encoding sigma 54-interacting transcriptional regulator — protein sequence MNGLGQETLDLIPLGVIFMDRDERMVLMNRFAADRFPGKLEKGIFLKDILQNVNIDLSDQKRSLQFKLGDEAFVAQRFPFYLEELGDGEVLIFQQAALLEEVIGELDLYKNLNFDLKAIFDISYDVIYVSDGQGITLRVSSACKTLWGYKEEELVGRSVYELEREGVYYPSITRLVLEKKEQVSMIQTTKTGRRLKVVGTPIKDEEGRIIRVVNASRDVTEVSQLQSEIELLRQLTESYRKEIMDLRSKKEFEKEMIYRSEQMEKVVSFSQKVAKVDSSVLLLGESGVGKEVMASYIHKWSHRHEGPFITVHCGAIPPLLLETELFGDERGAEVKPGCMEMAHEGTLFLDEVEQIPPALQVKLLQAIQEKRVTRMGGSTFIEVNVRIISATTQDIEQKVQSGQFRKDLYYQLNVVPIAIPPLRERKEDVIPLIIHFADQLNRKYGLKKKFNPLVLKKMQEYAWPGNVRELQNMTERLFVTTEDDWIHEEHLPDHVNMSAKEQKSIQIHKLMPLKEAVELLEKEMLQLAQKRYHSTTKMAEVLGVNQSTISRKLSRWKEE from the coding sequence ATGAATGGCTTGGGACAAGAAACTTTGGATCTGATCCCGCTTGGAGTTATTTTTATGGACCGTGACGAGCGAATGGTGCTCATGAATCGGTTTGCTGCGGATCGCTTTCCAGGGAAATTGGAGAAGGGTATATTTTTGAAGGATATACTCCAAAATGTGAATATAGATCTGTCCGATCAAAAGAGAAGTTTGCAATTTAAGTTGGGAGATGAAGCTTTTGTCGCTCAGCGGTTCCCCTTTTATCTGGAGGAATTGGGAGACGGGGAAGTATTGATTTTCCAGCAGGCCGCCTTGTTGGAGGAGGTCATCGGGGAGCTGGATTTATATAAAAATTTGAATTTCGATTTAAAAGCAATTTTTGATATCTCTTATGATGTGATTTATGTATCCGATGGCCAGGGGATTACCCTCCGGGTGAGCTCGGCGTGCAAAACCTTATGGGGCTATAAGGAAGAAGAGCTCGTAGGTAGAAGCGTGTATGAGCTGGAAAGAGAGGGAGTGTACTACCCTTCCATTACTCGTCTCGTCTTGGAAAAGAAAGAGCAAGTGTCGATGATTCAAACGACCAAGACCGGTCGCCGCTTGAAGGTAGTGGGTACCCCGATCAAAGACGAAGAAGGGCGAATTATCCGTGTCGTCAATGCATCCAGAGATGTTACGGAGGTTAGTCAGCTTCAATCCGAGATTGAGTTGCTCAGGCAGCTGACGGAAAGCTACCGGAAGGAAATTATGGACCTGCGTTCCAAAAAGGAATTTGAGAAGGAAATGATTTATCGGAGCGAGCAAATGGAGAAGGTCGTTTCATTCTCCCAAAAGGTAGCCAAGGTAGATTCCAGTGTGCTGCTTTTAGGTGAATCGGGAGTCGGCAAAGAAGTCATGGCCTCCTATATCCATAAGTGGAGTCACCGTCATGAAGGGCCGTTTATTACCGTTCATTGCGGGGCCATTCCTCCGCTGTTACTGGAAACCGAATTGTTTGGTGACGAGAGAGGAGCGGAAGTGAAGCCAGGCTGTATGGAGATGGCCCATGAAGGAACGCTGTTCCTGGATGAAGTGGAGCAAATCCCTCCGGCTCTGCAGGTAAAATTGCTTCAGGCCATTCAGGAAAAAAGGGTTACGCGCATGGGAGGGAGCACCTTTATTGAGGTCAATGTAAGGATCATATCCGCTACAACGCAGGATATCGAGCAAAAGGTACAGTCCGGACAGTTTCGTAAAGATCTTTACTACCAGCTGAATGTAGTTCCTATTGCTATTCCGCCGCTGCGTGAACGCAAAGAGGATGTAATCCCCTTAATTATCCACTTTGCAGATCAGCTGAACAGAAAGTATGGGCTGAAGAAGAAGTTTAATCCGTTGGTTTTGAAAAAAATGCAAGAATATGCTTGGCCGGGTAATGTCCGTGAGCTGCAGAACATGACCGAAAGATTGTTTGTAACCACGGAAGATGATTGGATTCATGAAGAGCATCTGCCTGACCATGTTAACATGAGTGCCAAGGAGCAAAAGAGCATCCAGATTCATAAGCTGATGCCTTTAAAGGAAGCCGTAGAGCTCTTGGAGAAAGAGATGCTGCAGCTGGCTCAAAAAAGATATCATTCCACCACGAAAATGGCTGAGGTGCTAGGAGTCAATCAATCTACCATTAGCAGAAAGCTTAGCCGATGGAAGGAAGAATAA
- a CDS encoding methyl-accepting chemotaxis protein — MFIKKWKLKLGTKINFIVLAVILFLSAVTGAVVVHQITAGIEEVAVEKAKGDVELAYRYIANKYPGDWAIQNGKLYKGSTLINDNFDSVDKIGNDTRDTVTIFQGDTRVSTNVMRDGQRAVGTKVSEAVADVVLKKGEPYYGEANVAGRTFQTAYKPIKNANGETIGIFYVGASQEMIDTMVTSFLKVFIAVLAVIIVISTLSILWFTNRLKKRLTAISTALDRAGNGDFTTRVTDGAGDELSDLANSFNRMRENLRSMVIDVVQTSEHVASSSKELTAGAEQSSKAAEEITEVIQQVASGAESQTIMVEESEKALEEVTIGIQNIAETSADIAEKGKYATDRAKQGVQFVEGTAEQMNAIHQSVNESGEAIRLLDQRSREIGEISTLITDIANRTNLLALNAAIEAARAGVHGKGFAVVADEVRKLAEQSQQSSAQISELIQEIQHHMGRSTHSITQVKSEVQDGLVVVKKTQESFKEIHQSMERIGAQIDEMAATAEQMSASAQEVSATVAGITKISKDNAGHTHSVAASTEEQLASMEEITASANTLSNMAMNLQKQMSSFKV, encoded by the coding sequence ATGTTTATCAAGAAATGGAAATTAAAGTTGGGGACAAAGATCAATTTCATTGTTCTGGCCGTTATTTTATTTTTATCGGCGGTAACAGGGGCTGTTGTCGTTCATCAGATTACAGCAGGCATAGAAGAAGTTGCCGTTGAAAAGGCGAAAGGGGATGTGGAGTTGGCTTACCGCTATATAGCCAACAAATATCCCGGTGATTGGGCGATTCAAAACGGGAAGTTATATAAAGGCTCAACGCTGATCAACGATAATTTTGATTCTGTCGATAAGATCGGTAATGATACCAGGGATACCGTAACCATTTTCCAGGGGGATACGCGTGTTTCCACCAATGTCATGAGAGATGGACAACGTGCTGTAGGCACTAAAGTCTCTGAAGCTGTAGCCGATGTCGTGTTAAAAAAAGGTGAACCCTACTACGGAGAGGCCAACGTTGCGGGACGAACCTTTCAAACCGCCTATAAGCCAATAAAGAATGCCAACGGGGAAACGATCGGTATTTTCTATGTCGGGGCATCTCAAGAGATGATCGATACCATGGTCACATCCTTTTTGAAAGTATTCATCGCGGTTCTGGCTGTTATCATTGTGATATCTACACTCAGCATTCTATGGTTTACCAACCGATTGAAAAAAAGATTAACCGCGATTTCGACGGCTCTCGATCGGGCTGGCAACGGAGATTTTACAACGAGGGTTACTGATGGTGCCGGAGATGAGCTTAGTGATTTAGCGAATAGCTTCAACCGAATGAGAGAGAACCTGCGAAGCATGGTGATCGATGTGGTGCAAACGTCGGAGCATGTTGCCTCATCATCGAAAGAGCTCACCGCTGGGGCTGAGCAGTCAAGCAAAGCGGCTGAAGAAATCACAGAGGTGATTCAACAGGTAGCCAGTGGTGCGGAAAGTCAAACGATCATGGTGGAAGAGAGCGAGAAAGCTTTAGAAGAAGTCACGATCGGCATTCAGAATATTGCAGAGACCTCGGCGGATATTGCGGAAAAAGGGAAATATGCTACAGATAGAGCCAAGCAAGGCGTACAATTTGTTGAAGGTACGGCTGAACAAATGAATGCGATCCATCAATCGGTGAATGAAAGTGGAGAAGCAATCCGATTATTAGATCAAAGGTCCAGAGAAATAGGTGAAATATCCACATTAATTACGGACATTGCGAACCGAACGAATCTGTTGGCTTTAAATGCGGCGATCGAAGCGGCTAGAGCAGGCGTGCATGGTAAAGGCTTTGCCGTTGTTGCAGATGAGGTACGTAAGCTTGCCGAGCAATCGCAGCAATCGTCAGCTCAGATTTCCGAGTTAATTCAAGAGATTCAGCATCATATGGGTCGTTCAACACATTCGATCACTCAAGTAAAATCAGAAGTCCAAGACGGACTGGTAGTGGTTAAAAAGACACAGGAAAGCTTTAAAGAAATCCATCAATCCATGGAGCGGATTGGAGCCCAAATCGATGAAATGGCTGCTACGGCAGAACAAATGTCGGCTAGCGCACAGGAGGTTTCCGCAACAGTAGCCGGAATTACCAAGATCTCCAAAGACAACGCGGGTCACACCCATTCGGTGGCTGCTTCAACGGAAGAACAACTGGCATCCATGGAGGAAATAACCGCCTCAGCCAATACTCTTTCCAATATGGCTATGAACTTACAGAAACAAATGTCTTCATTTAAAGTGTAA
- a CDS encoding MFS transporter yields MRELKYRYLIFSMIVFMTVINYIDRGAISYAQASIIAEFGLNPKSWGEILGYFGYGYMFGALFGGILADKKGPKFVWIVAGIAWSIFEIGTAYAGYIGMTLFGGSAIAGFALFRVLFGLAEGPLFSTINRTMANWAAPKERGFAASIGLLGSPLGALLTAPVAVGLLSIMDWKKMFLVLGIIGLIWVVIWMKMFTDNPEDHPKVSKEELAEIRSQEGLLKTEQVVNNQPKVQVPWYHFFKNPTLVMNAIGYFAFQYVNFLILTWTPKYLQDTFDFKLSSLWYLGMIPWIGACVTVLLGGKISDYLRQRTGSLRIARSGLAVVSLFLTAICFMLIPTVDSVGAVLALMAIGNAFNFLPNSVYWTVIIDTEPSRAGTFGGVTHFITNIATIVAPTLTGVLVASSGYTAMFVAAAVAAAVGMVAMIFVKPGKRERTA; encoded by the coding sequence GTGAGAGAATTGAAGTACCGGTATTTGATTTTTAGCATGATCGTATTTATGACGGTTATTAACTACATTGACCGGGGAGCGATTTCCTATGCTCAAGCCTCGATTATTGCAGAGTTTGGTCTAAACCCGAAGTCATGGGGTGAAATCCTCGGATACTTTGGCTACGGTTACATGTTCGGAGCGCTGTTCGGCGGGATACTGGCCGATAAGAAAGGACCGAAGTTTGTTTGGATTGTGGCAGGTATTGCTTGGTCCATCTTTGAGATTGGAACCGCTTATGCCGGCTACATCGGAATGACCTTATTTGGAGGGTCTGCCATTGCCGGATTCGCGCTGTTTCGAGTGTTGTTCGGTTTAGCGGAAGGTCCGCTGTTCTCAACCATCAACCGCACGATGGCCAACTGGGCCGCTCCCAAAGAAAGAGGCTTCGCCGCGTCGATCGGTTTGCTTGGCTCCCCGCTGGGCGCTTTATTGACAGCGCCTGTAGCTGTAGGCTTGCTTTCCATTATGGACTGGAAAAAAATGTTCCTTGTCCTGGGTATTATTGGACTCATTTGGGTTGTCATTTGGATGAAGATGTTTACCGACAATCCGGAGGATCATCCTAAGGTATCCAAGGAGGAATTGGCTGAAATCCGTTCCCAAGAAGGCTTGTTGAAAACTGAACAGGTCGTGAACAATCAGCCAAAGGTTCAAGTTCCATGGTATCATTTCTTTAAAAATCCAACCTTGGTGATGAATGCGATCGGGTATTTTGCTTTCCAATACGTTAACTTCTTGATTTTAACTTGGACACCCAAGTATTTGCAGGATACGTTTGATTTTAAGTTGTCCTCTCTGTGGTATTTGGGGATGATCCCTTGGATTGGCGCTTGCGTTACCGTACTGCTCGGAGGAAAAATTTCCGATTACCTGCGCCAGAGAACAGGCAGCTTGCGCATAGCCCGTTCCGGTTTGGCCGTTGTGTCCCTTTTTCTTACGGCGATCTGCTTTATGCTGATTCCAACGGTTGATAGCGTGGGGGCCGTGCTCGCGCTGATGGCCATCGGGAATGCATTTAACTTCTTGCCAAACTCCGTATATTGGACCGTCATCATCGACACCGAACCATCCAGAGCGGGAACGTTCGGTGGAGTTACGCATTTTATAACGAATATCGCTACGATTGTGGCTCCTACGTTAACAGGTGTACTTGTTGCCAGCAGCGGTTATACGGCCATGTTTGTAGCCGCAGCGGTTGCTGCAGCAGTAGGTATGGTTGCGATGATCTTTGTGAAGCCCGGCAAGAGAGAAAGAACGGCTTGA
- a CDS encoding sugar phosphate nucleotidyltransferase — protein sequence MRIVLLSGGSGKRLWPLSNEIRSKIFLKLLSAPNGGRESMIQRVCRQLDSAGLLQSTSIVTHQSQIEIMQNHIGDQIPIISEPHKRGTFTAVALAASYFHSRTHVDANETVCIIPVDLFVEESFFRIFHRLSNILAHSKAELALLGTNPTHASSQFGYIVPAIKNKMEYYPVVQFVEKPDEKHASLLLRKKALWNCGVFAFSLQFMLSYLSSQGLPVMYEEWLQRYEQLPELSFDQEVVEKNRHSVVIPCGGVWNDLGSWETLTDHLGSSIIGSGQVSEDSINTHLINELSYPIHVIDVSDIIVAASPDGILVASKANANRIKQQIGSIRRRPMYEERRWGNYRVLDHSKTEKGIETLTKKVELLPGRNISYHSHQRRREVWTILSGSGELILEDQLSPVQTGDVIQIPCGAKHAVKAITPIALIEVQIGHDLAEEDIRRWAVTWEDAIQSGKKDNPSS from the coding sequence TTGCGAATCGTTTTGCTTTCCGGCGGTTCCGGGAAAAGACTCTGGCCGCTCTCCAATGAGATCCGATCCAAAATATTTCTCAAGCTGCTAAGCGCTCCTAACGGCGGCAGGGAATCCATGATCCAAAGGGTATGCAGACAATTGGATTCGGCCGGACTGCTTCAGTCCACCTCGATTGTCACCCATCAAAGCCAAATTGAAATTATGCAAAACCATATTGGAGACCAGATCCCCATCATCAGTGAACCCCATAAAAGAGGAACTTTCACTGCCGTCGCTTTAGCCGCATCTTATTTCCATTCCCGCACGCATGTCGATGCCAATGAAACGGTCTGCATTATTCCCGTCGATCTTTTCGTTGAGGAGTCCTTCTTCCGTATATTCCACAGATTATCCAACATCCTTGCTCATTCCAAAGCGGAGCTTGCCCTTCTCGGAACCAATCCTACGCACGCCTCCAGCCAATTTGGCTATATTGTCCCGGCAATCAAGAACAAGATGGAATACTACCCGGTTGTTCAATTCGTTGAAAAGCCCGATGAAAAACACGCAAGCCTTTTGCTCCGAAAGAAAGCCTTATGGAATTGCGGTGTTTTCGCTTTTTCTCTACAATTCATGCTTTCATACTTAAGCAGCCAAGGTCTTCCCGTTATGTATGAGGAATGGCTACAGCGTTACGAGCAGCTGCCCGAGCTCAGCTTTGATCAAGAAGTCGTGGAAAAAAACCGTCATTCGGTTGTCATTCCCTGTGGCGGGGTTTGGAACGACTTGGGAAGCTGGGAGACTTTAACGGACCATCTTGGCAGCAGCATCATAGGTTCGGGCCAGGTGTCAGAGGACTCGATCAATACCCATCTGATCAATGAGCTCTCTTATCCCATTCACGTGATTGATGTATCCGATATCATCGTTGCCGCGAGCCCTGATGGTATTCTGGTCGCAAGCAAAGCAAATGCCAACCGAATTAAGCAGCAGATCGGCAGTATCCGGCGAAGGCCCATGTATGAAGAAAGAAGATGGGGAAACTATAGGGTGTTGGACCACTCCAAAACCGAAAAAGGAATAGAAACGCTGACCAAAAAAGTCGAGCTCCTGCCAGGCAGAAATATCAGCTATCATTCGCATCAGAGGAGAAGAGAAGTCTGGACCATCCTATCCGGTTCCGGAGAACTGATCTTAGAGGACCAACTCTCTCCTGTACAAACCGGCGACGTGATTCAAATCCCCTGCGGTGCCAAGCATGCAGTGAAGGCTATTACGCCAATCGCATTGATTGAAGTCCAAATAGGCCATGACCTTGCCGAAGAGGATATTCGCCGTTGGGCCGTGACCTGGGAGGATGCTATCCAATCCGGCAAGAAGGACAATCCTTCCTCATAG